In Fluviicola taffensis DSM 16823, the following are encoded in one genomic region:
- a CDS encoding SecDF P1 head subdomain-containing protein, with translation MKLIPFVFLAFLCSCGPSAESQNLTPKNVKPGNIQFFETYPLTEILDSWKAACAWVNNQDSLEQGENPNSLGALVQLSDANKFGFVAENDIFRVDSLLSLSEVKNNFPKELKFMWSFGLEESPNGKKMYALYAVRVPEGNKAPIDGKDIEIASFARSQITNTPIITISMTKDGAHDWEVMTRNNVGRPIAITMDHQVLSCPIVNGAIAGGSTEISGNFSVKEAEELAARINAGK, from the coding sequence ATGAAACTTATTCCGTTCGTATTTTTAGCATTTCTCTGCTCTTGCGGGCCTTCAGCAGAATCTCAAAATTTAACCCCGAAAAATGTAAAACCTGGAAACATTCAGTTCTTTGAGACCTACCCGCTTACTGAAATTCTGGATTCGTGGAAAGCTGCTTGCGCTTGGGTAAATAATCAAGACTCGCTTGAGCAAGGAGAAAACCCAAATAGTTTAGGAGCGCTTGTTCAATTATCAGACGCGAACAAATTTGGATTCGTAGCTGAAAATGACATCTTTAGAGTAGATTCGCTTTTGTCTCTTTCTGAGGTGAAAAACAATTTCCCAAAAGAGTTGAAATTTATGTGGTCATTCGGTTTGGAAGAGTCGCCAAATGGGAAAAAGATGTATGCCTTGTATGCAGTAAGAGTTCCTGAAGGCAACAAAGCGCCCATTGATGGAAAAGATATTGAAATCGCAAGTTTTGCTAGATCTCAAATCACCAATACACCAATAATTACTATCTCTATGACTAAAGATGGCGCACATGATTGGGAGGTTATGACTCGCAACAATGTTGGTCGTCCCATTGCCATTACGATGGATCACCAAGTACTTTCTTGCCCTATTGTGAATGGCGCGATTGCAGGTGGATCAACAGAAATAAGCGGAAATTTTTCAGTGAAAGAAGCAGAAGAATTGGCAGCACGGATTAATGCTG